Proteins from one Triticum aestivum cultivar Chinese Spring chromosome 7A, IWGSC CS RefSeq v2.1, whole genome shotgun sequence genomic window:
- the LOC123152343 gene encoding 3'(2'),5'-bisphosphate nucleotidase, with protein MSRPAGNPSYAAELGAAKKAVALAARLCQTVQQEIVQSDIQSKADKTPVTVADYGSQVLVSVVLNMEVTSGSFSMVAEEDSEDLRKDGAEEILERITDLVNKTLAEDGSYNLLLSKEAILSAIDTGKSEGGPSGRHWVLDPIDGTKGFVRGGQYAIALALLDEGRVVLGVLGCPNLPFTSVSNLSGSSSGNQTGALFSAAIGCGAEVQSLDGSPPQKISVCTIDNPANASFFESYEGAHSMRDFTGCVAEKLGVQAPPVRIDSQAKYGALARGDGAIYWRFPHEGYRETVWDHAAGSIVVTEAGGVVKDASGNDLDFSKGRYLDRDTGIIATNKQLMPSVLKSVQEAIKEKKQASSPL; from the exons ATGTCGCGCCCCGCCGGCAATCCCTCGTACGCCGCCGAGctcggcgctgccaagaaggccgtcgccctcgccgcccgcctATGCCAG ACGGTGCAGCAGGAAATTGTGCAATCAGACATCCAATCCAAGGCGGATAAGACTCCTGTGACCGTAGCTGATTATG GATCTCAAGTACTGGTAAGTGTTGTGTTAAATATGGAAGTAACTTCTGGTTCCTTTTCTATGGTGGCCGAGGAG GACTCAGAAGACTTGAGAAAGGATGGCGCTGAAGAAATTCTGGAGCGCATTACTGATCTTGTAAACAAAACTCTCGCTGAGGATGGTTCATACAACCTTTTATTATCTAAGGAAGCTATCCTCTCTGCAATTGATACCGGGAAGTCCGAGGGAGGTCCATCTGGCCGACATTGGGTTCTAGATCCAATTGATGGGACTAAAGG ATTCGTGAGAGGAGGCCAATATGCCATTGCACTGGCACTGCTTGATGAAGGCAGGGTTGTCTTGGGTGTGTTGGGATGTCCAAATCTTCCTTTTACATCAGTAAGTAACCTCagtggtagctcatcaggaaatcAAACTGGGGCCCTCTTTTCAGCGGCAATCGGTTGTGGTGCTGAAGTACAGTCGTTAGATGGCTCTCCACCACAAAAG ATTAGTGTTTGTACCATCGACAATCCAGCCAATGCCTCGTTCTTTGAATCCTATGAAGGAGCACACTCGATGCGTGATTTTACTGGCTGTGTAGCGGAG AAACTTGGTGTCCAAGCTCCTCCAGTCAGAATAGATAGCCAAGCAAAATATGGTGCCCTGGCCCGTGGGGATGGTGCCATTTACTGGCGTTTTCCACACGAGGGTTACAGGGAAACGGTATGGGATCATGCAGCCGGCTCAATTGTCGTCACAG AAGCTGGAGGTGTAGTTAAAGATGCCTCAGGAAACGATCTCGATTTCTCGAAAGGCAGATATCTTGATCGTGACACGGGCATCATTGCTACAAATAAACAGTTGATGCCATCAGTCCTGAAGTCTGTCCAGGAGGCAATCAAGGAGAAAAAACAGGCCTCTTCCCCATTGTAG